The genome window TGTGGTATGTGGCCGCAATGATCTGGCTTTAGACTTCTCTGAACAATATGGGGGGATGCTTTGTCAGAATCACTGGTCACTTGATGAACACCGTCTTTATCTTGACCGTAAAACTGCTTATTATCTCCAACAGTTTGCCACAATTAACTTGCAAAAATTGAATTCTATTCGGATTAATCCAGCTACTAAACGACGCCTCCAACAAGTCTTGGATACTCTTTATGATAACGAGGTCGGACTAAATTTGAAGGCAAAACGGTTCATTAAACAAATGAATAAGTGGGAACAAAATATTGGAAAGTTATCAATGAACGATTGACATTTGTAAAATATTTTTCTATTATAAGAGCGTGTTTAATTGAATATTGGCAATGACAGAGATTATGGATAAACCAAATCAGCGAGCAGGGGATAGTGCAAGCCTTGTAATTTATTTATCCTTGGCACTCTAACAGCCGCTTAAACTAAGCTGTTTTACAGAGATGTAAAAAAGTAGGGTGGAACCGCGATTAACTTCGTCCCTACAGTATCGATTATTTGATACTGTAGGGACTTTTTCATTGAAAGGAGAAGTAAAGTATGACGAAAAAACTAACCGTGCAAGATATTATCTTTACATTGGAACAATATTGGGCAGATCAAGGCTGTATGTTAATGCAGGCTTATGATAACGAAAAGGGTGCGGGAACAATGAGTCCTTACACTTTCTTGCGTGCAATTGGTCCTGAACCATGGAATGTGGCTTATGTTGAACCTTCACGGCGGCCTGCTGATGGTCGTTATGGTGAAAACCCAAACCGGCTTTACCAGCACCACCAATTCCAGGTATTAATGAAGCCTTCTCCTGATAATATTCAAGAATTATACTTAGGAAGTTTGAAAAAGCTAGGAATTGATCCTTTAGAACACGATATCCGGTTTGTTGAAGATAACTGGGAAAACCCTTCAATGGGCTGTGCCGGTGTTGGTTGGGAAGTTTGGCTTGACGGAATGGAAGTTACTCAATTTACTTACTTCCAAGTCGTTGGAGAGTTGCCAATGAGCCCAGTGGCCGCCGAAGTTACTTATGGACTTGAACGGTTGGCTGAATATATTCAAAACGTTGATTCAGTTTATGACTTAGAGTGGGCAGATGGTGTTCTGTATGGTGATATCTTCCAAGAACCCGAATATGAACATTCTAAGTATGCGTTTGAAGAAAGTAACCAAGACATGCTTCTTCAAGACTTTAATGATTACGAAAAAGAAGCTAAACGTTTAATTAAGCTTGGATTAGTTCACCCAGCTTATGATTATGTTTTAAAGTGTAGTCATACCTTTAACTTGCTAGATGCGCGTGGTGCTGTTTCGGTTACCGAACGTGCTGGTTACCTTCACCGTATTCGAATTATGGCAAAATCAATTGCTAAAGCATTTGTTGAAGAGCGGCGTAAACGTGGCTTCCCATTGATTCATGACGAAGCAGTTCGCCAAAAGACAGTTGAAGAATATACAAAAAAAGCGGAAAAGGCAAAGGAACGGGCCACAAAGCAAGCAGCTAAGAAGGCACAAAAGGGGGAAAAGTAAGATGGCAAATACATACTTATTAGAAGTCGGTGTTGAAGAAATGCCTGCTCACGTTGTAACACCAAGTATTAAACAGTTACACGAACGAGTAGCAAAGTACCTTAAAGAACAACGGATTACTTTTGATGATATTCAAGAATTCGCTACTCCACGACGGATGGCGTTACTAATCCATGGTTTAAGTGATAAGCAACCTGATATTGATGAATCAGTTAAGGGTCCTGCAAAAAAGATTGCGCAAGATGCTGATGGTAATTGGACCAAAGCTGCAATTGGTTTTACCCGGGGACAAGGTGCCTCTGTTGAAGATATTGAATTCAAAGAAGTAAAAGGCGTTGAATATGTTTTTGTTGAAAAGCATATTGCTGGAAAAACTGTTGCTGAAGTTCTTCAAGGATTGCCAGCAGTTATTACTTCGATGACATTCCCAACCTTGATGAAGTGGGGCTACAATAACTTACAATTTATTCGTCCAATTCGGTGGCTAGTTTCATTATTAAATGATGAAGTCGTTCCATTTAATATTTTGGACGTTGAAGCTGGTCGAGAAACACAAGGTCACCGGTTCTTAGGTCATCCAGTTGAAATTGCTAAGGCTGATGATTATGAAGAAACCTTAAATAATGATTTCGTTATTGCTGATCAAACAAAGCGAAAGAACTTAATTAAGGATCAAATTACTAAAATTATCAATGAAAACAACTGGCAAGTTGATTGGGATGAGGACTTACTAGAGGAAGTTAATAACTTAGTTGAATGGCCAACTGCTTTTGCTGGATCTTTTGACGAGAAGTACTTAGCATTACCTGATCCGGTCTTAATTACTTCCATGAAGGATAACCAACGTTTCTTCTGTGTACGGGATGGAGATGGTAACCTCTTATCGCACTTTATTTCTGTTCGTAACGGTAACACCGACTACCTTGATAATGTTATCAAAGGAAATGAACGGGTTCTTGTTCCTCGGCTTGAAGATGCTCAATTCTTCTATCAAGAAGACCAAAAGCTGACAATTGATGAATATGTGGAACGACTTAAGAAAGTTAGCTTCCATGATAAGATTAGTTCAATGTATGACAAAATGCAGCGGGTCGCAGTGATTGCGAATGTTCTCGGTAAGCAACTAAATCTTTCAGATGAAGAACTAGCAGACCTTGATCGAGCAGCACATATTTATAAATTTGACCTTACTACGCAAATGGTGGGTGAATTCGCTGAGTTGCAAGGAATTATGGGTGAAATTTATGCTAAGCTATTCGGTGAAAAAGATGATGTTGCCACAGCTATTCGTGAACACTACATGCCAATCTCTGCAGAAGGGGAATTGCCACAAACTAAGATTGGCGCGGTCTTAGCAATTGCCGATAAACTTGACAGTATCATGAGTTTCTTTGCAGTTGATATGATTCCAAGCGGTTCAAATGACCCTTATGCTTTACGTCGGCAGGCATTTGGAATTGTCCGGATCATCGCCGATCGTGGTTGGCACCTTCCATTATTAAGTATTCAATCAGAAATTGCCCCTGCCTTTGAAAACGCTGAAATCAATGTTTCCTTTGATTTGAATAAAAATAGTGATGAAGTCCGTTCGTTCTTCTTGGACCGGATTAAGCAATTATTCCATGGTCAAAAGGTTCGTCACGATATCATTGATGCAGCTACCGATACTCGTCAAAATGATATTGCTAATATCCTTGAAGCTATTCAAACTATCGACGATCATAAGGATGATGATAACTTTAAAGAAGATATTGAAGCTCTTACCCGGGTATTACGGATTGCAAAGAAGGATAAACGTCCAGTTAGTGAGCTTGTAGTAGATCCTAATTTATTTGAGAACCCATCTGAGGCTAAGATGCATACTGCTGTTTCAGAATTGATTAAGGAAAATCAACAGACAGTAAGTGAAAACTTTGCAGCATTACGGACTTTAACACCAATAATTAGTGAATATTTTGATGAAAATATGATTATGGATAAGAATGAAGACATTCGTAATAATCGTTTGGCCCAATTAAGTATTTTGGCTCACCAAGCATCATTAATTGGTAACTTGGATAACTTGATTGTAAAATAAGACGTTTTAATTGTATTGCTGCTAACTTGTGGTATTATAGATACTAGTTAAATGTAAAAATAGGTGGAGGTCGCATTCCGTTAGGTTGCGACCTTTCATTTCGTTGCTGTTCGCTTACTAAGTGAGGTGGATCAATGGCAAAGATACCGCGTAATGTAATTGATGAAATACGAAATTCAGTTGATATTGGTGATGTAATTGGGCGCTATGTCCAACTGCATCAGGCTGGAAAAAATCTAATTGGGTTATGTCCCTTTCATGATGAAAAGACCCCCTCTTTTTCAGTGAATGAGGAAAAACAATTTTTCTATTGTTTTGGATGTCACCGGAGCGGAAATGTATTTCAATTTTTGATGGAGTTAAAGCATATCGATTTTGTCGATGCAGTTAAGGAGATCGCTAACGATAGTAATATCAAGATTCCTGAACAATATGTTAGCGTTCCGGCTAAACCATCAAATAACGAGAATCGACAGCTGTTTGATCTTCATGATAAAGCAGCTAAACTTTATCACCATATATTGGTAAATACACCGGCTGGGCAAGTTGCACTTAATTATTTAAAAAAACGGGGAATGAGTGAAGAACTGATTGAGCAATTTGGCTTAGGCTATGCTCCTGATCAGCGAATCTTAAAGCCGTTCTTCCAGCAGCAAAAAGTTGATTACCAATTGCTAAGAAAAAGTGGGCTTTTTAGTGAAGACCAACAGGGAGAGTTGCGAGACCGGTTCATTGAACGGATAATGTATCCGATAAAAAATGGTCAAGGGCAGGTAATTGCTTTTTCTGGTCGATTAATCGATACCAGTAAAACAAATTTACCTAAATATTTAAATAGTCCTGAGACACCAATTTTCAACAAACGACGGACATTATTTAATTTTGACGTTGCACGAAAAGCAGCCCGTAAAGATGGTCGATTATACTTATTTGAAGGATTTATGGATGTGATCTCGGCCTTTGCCGCAGGAATCGAAAATGGAATTGCTTCAATGGGGACCAGTTTTACCGAAGAGCAAGTAGCGATTATTGGTCGTGCTACAAAGCAATTAGATATTTGCTATGATGGAGATCAACCGGGACAAAATGCAATTGATCGTGCAATTAGCCTCGTTAATGATCATCGACCTAATCAGCTCCAGGTGAAGGTTGTCCAATTACCAGCTGGGATTGATCCAGATGAATATGTTCAAAAGTATGGTCCACAGCAATTTAACGCCTATCTTACTAATAAGGAAGAAACAACAACAGAATTTTACCTGCGCTTTTTAAGAAATGGGAAGAATTTAGATAATCAGAATGAGCTGATGCAATATCTTAATCAAGCACTGAAGGTAATTGCTCAAGTTCAAGCTCCCTTAGAAGAAGATATGTACTTGCAACGGTTAGCAAGTGAGTTCAATTTAGATCGGCAAACCTTAAAGACGCAGTTAGATCAATTGCGACAGCAACTAGGAATTCATAATCAGCCATGGACTAAGCAACAGCCTTCACTAGTGCGTCATCAACAGTTTCAACAAACTAGTGAAGAAGAACATCGAAAAGTTAAACTTAGTAGGACTGAATTAGCGGAACAGATCTTACTAAGGTATATGCTATATGATCGTGAAGTGTGGATGCATGTAACATCAGACCACGATTTTCATTTTGCGCATGAAAAATATCAAACCTTGTATTTATTAGCAGCAAGTTATTTTTCTGAAAACGGCTCGTATTCAACTGCTGACTTTCTTGATTATTTAGATGAAAGTAGTTTACAAGGTACTCTTGGGCAAATTGAAAATTTAAATGTTGACCAAGAAGTTGATATGCGGGCAATTGATGATTGTATCCATATGATCGCAGAACAAACACCGTTAGCTGCGCAAATTGCAGATAAGCAAGCCCAGTTAAAAGAAGCTAATTCACTGCATAATACAGAATTAGCTACGCAATTAACGATTGAACTGGTAAAATTATTAAAGCAGCAGCAACGCTTAAAAACGGAGGAGACTAATTAATATGGCAAAGAGCAAGAAAAAAGACATTGTTATTTCTAACAGCGCCGATTTCGATCAACAAGAATATGACACCGCAGTTGGTAAGTTAATTCGTAATTACAAGAAGCAAAAGCAGATTGAATACGATGAATTAACTACTAAAATTGCTAAACCATTTGAATTGAACGCTGACGGAATTGACAATTTACTTCAAAATATTGAAGATGCCGGAATTAGTGTTGTCGATGAAAATGGGGATCCAGATCCTCGTGCTTTAAAAGCTACTGAAAAATTCTCACAATCTGCTATGAAGGATACATCAGCTCCAACTGGAGTTAAAATTAATGATCCTGTGCGGATGTATTTGAAGGAAATTGGTCGTGTAAATCTTTTGACGGCTGATGAAGAAGTTCAGCTTGCTTTACGGATTGAAAAAGGTGATGAAGTAGCTAAACAAGAATTAGCTGAGGCTAACTTACGGTTAGTTGTTTCAATTGCAAAGCGTTATGTTGGCCGTGGGATGCAGTTTCTTGACTTAATCCAGGAAGGTAACATGGGACTTATGAAGGCCGTTGAAAAATTCGATTATCGGCGGGGATTTAAGTTCTCTACTTATGCTACCTGGTGGATTCGTCAGGCTATTACACGGGCAATTGCTGATCAAGCCCGGACAATTCGGATTCCGGTTCATATGGTTGAAACTATTAACAAATTGATCCGGATTCAACGGCAATTACTTCAAGATTTAGGTCGTGAACCGTTACCAGAAGAAATTGGTGCAGAAATGGATATGCCAACTGAGAAAGTGCGGAATATTCTTAAAATTGCCCAAGAACCAGTTTCACTTGAAACGCCTATTGGTGAAGAGGACGATTCTCATTTAGGAGACTTTATTGAAGATCAAGATGCAACGAGTCCAGCTGACCATGCTGCTTATGAAATGATGAAGAAGCAACTTGAAAATGTTTTGGATACGTTAACCGATCGTGAAGAGAACGTTCTTCGGCTTCGTTTTGGCTTAGATGATGGTCGAACACGGACCCTTGAAGAAGTTGGAAAAGTCTTCGGGGTAACGCGGGAACGGATTCGTCAGATTGAAGCTAAGGCGCTCCGAAAATTACGTCACCCATCACGTTCTAAGCAATTAAAAGATTTCTTAGAATAAAAATATATATGTAAAAAGATGAATTTACACAAAAAGCAACTTGAGTTAATTAATTATCTTAAGCTGCTTTTTAATTTTATTTAAAATAAATGAGAGAAATCTTATTTTTATATTGAAAACATTCAATTGTTCGGGTAAAATTTTTATAAAGCGTTTTTTAAATCTATTATAAATAAAAATTGAGGAGAGATCGAACAATGCCAGAACTATCTGCTGATTTATATGGAACTGTTAGTCATAAGTTAGATGCGTTACAGCCATCAGGTATCCGTGAATTCAACAAAGAAGTTTCAAAGATTCCGGGAATTATTAAATTAACATTAGGAGAACCAGACATGGCAACTCCTGAACATGTTAAGCAAGCAGCCATTAGAAGTATTGAGGAAGATGATTCTCACTATGCTCCACAAATGGGAAAGCCGGAATTACTTGAAGCAATCAGTGATTATATTCAGAATACTCGTGATGTGCACTATGACCCACAAACAGAAATAATTGCGACTGTAGGAGCAACCGAAGCCCTCGATGCAACTTTATTTGCAATTCTTAATACTGGAGACAAAGTTGTGGTTCCGACCCCGATTTTCTCTCTATATTTCCCATTAATTGAAATGACAGGAGCAACAGTTGTTCAGGTTGATACTTCAGCAGATAATTTTGTTTTGACTCCAGAAAAGCTTGAAGAAGTTCTTGAAGAAGAGGGGAAAGGCGTCAAAGCTGTTATCCTTAACTACCCAAGTAACCCAACTGGTCGTGAATATCCTCAGGAAGTTCTAGCAGGATTAGCTGAAGTAATTAAGAAGCATCATTTATATGCGATTGCTGATGAAATCTATAGCGAACTAGTCTATGGGGTAGAGCACTATTCAATTGCTACTATGATTCCAGAGCGGACAATTTTTATCTCTGGACTTTCAAAATCTCACGCAATGACTGGTTACCGTTTAGGATATGTTGCAGCTCCGGCTAAGATCATGACTAATATTTCAAAGATGCATGCCTTCTTAGTCACAACCGTAACTAATAACGTTCAAGTTGCAGCGGCTGAAGCACTGACAAATGGTTTAAATGATCCATTAGAATTTCGAAAGATTTACCAGCATCGCCGTGATTTACTCGTTGCCGGTCTTAAGAAATTAGGCTTTGAAATGTTAACTCCTGAAGGGGCCTTTTACCTGTTTGCTAAGATTCCAGCTCAATTTGGAACTGACGATGTTGCCTTTGCAAAGCAGCTTGCTAAAGAAGCAAAAGTTGGAGTAACACCAGGTAGTGCATTTGGTAAGGGTGGCGATGGTTATGTTCGTCTGTCATATGCCTCCTCTGATGAAAACCTAACAGAAGCCATTAAACGAATTAGTGAATTTTTAGACCATCTTGCGTAAATTATAAGGAAGTAGGAATAGGACTCCGTATCTGTCAAGTTTTCATAGGTAGCCTTTAAATATACAGTTTTAGTGGGTTAGTGCCTTAAAAAGTTGTCCTATTGGTCTACTTGTGGCCGTATTAATCGGAATTATTCCTTGTACTACTCCAATTGACGGCTTTGTCGGTGCCTTTCTTAGAAACTCTCCAGTTCGAATATGCATTTCCTGTAATAGGCTGGTTTGAGCCACTCGAGGAAGAACTGTTAATTGTTCTAGGATTGTATTTAAACTAGCTTGCAGTTCACCATTCATTCGGGCTTCAATTAAACCAATCATGGCTTTAGCCCCCTGCTTAGTCCATGACTTGCCCTGTTTCTTCATCCGGTAAGTAAAAGCCCGGTGAGAACTTTCGACTGAACCAATTAAATGAATATCCTTAAATCCACGCATTTGTGGTGAGAGGATATACCGCCAATTTCGCTGTAGATACTTTCTTAAACGCATTAGGTCGTCTGCTTGTTTTTCCGTTAGGTTTTGTGATTCATAAGTATCTAAAATTATTGTTAGCTCTGCTTGATCATGATGACGAACGGCTTTAATTGCTCGCATGGCTAATTCGTTGTGCCGGCCTAAAGTATGTTCAATTTTCTGTAAACAATGATAGCGGTCGAGAAAGTATTCACCATGTGCACCTTGAGGAACTAGACTTAATAGCTTAGCTGGTTCGTAACCTGGGCCAGCGTCACTGGCCAAAAAGATCGTTTGACCGGCAAGCTTATAATGGCGGTCTAAATAATCACTTAGTCGTGCTTCAAGCCGTCCTTGGTGCCCAACACTGAGAAAGTCATGCCGATTAATGATTTGATTAGCTACTCGCTCATAAACCCGATAATGGTGCACAAGAGTCAGCTGACCTGCTTCTTTTTTACCTTTAATCATAAAGGCATCACCCTCAATAGTTAAATTTTTAGGCATATGGCGAGGAGTAGCTTGGTGTTCTTTTGCTTGAGTTTGTTTAGCTACCTGATTTCCTAACTCATGCACGGCGTGCATTACCGAATCGGCAGTAATTCCGCTGTCAAATACAAGGTTCAAAATGTCGGCAGTATTGCGCATTGTAGTTGTTTGGGCAATCTTAGCCATCATCATTAAGTAGTGTGGCGATAAACGACGACGTGGTTTAATTTTTAATTGTTGGTCTAAGTAAAATTCACGTTTCTTTGTCCCAGCCTGATAATACCGTCGTTGAAAAGTCACCGGGCCAAAGATAAAATTAAGCGTCCGTGGCTGTTTATTGATTACTTGATAGTTCGCTGGAGCTTGGGACTTTAAGCTTCGATCTAAGCTTTCCA of Limosilactobacillus reuteri subsp. reuteri contains these proteins:
- the glyQ gene encoding glycine--tRNA ligase subunit alpha: MTKKLTVQDIIFTLEQYWADQGCMLMQAYDNEKGAGTMSPYTFLRAIGPEPWNVAYVEPSRRPADGRYGENPNRLYQHHQFQVLMKPSPDNIQELYLGSLKKLGIDPLEHDIRFVEDNWENPSMGCAGVGWEVWLDGMEVTQFTYFQVVGELPMSPVAAEVTYGLERLAEYIQNVDSVYDLEWADGVLYGDIFQEPEYEHSKYAFEESNQDMLLQDFNDYEKEAKRLIKLGLVHPAYDYVLKCSHTFNLLDARGAVSVTERAGYLHRIRIMAKSIAKAFVEERRKRGFPLIHDEAVRQKTVEEYTKKAEKAKERATKQAAKKAQKGEK
- the glyS gene encoding glycine--tRNA ligase subunit beta; protein product: MANTYLLEVGVEEMPAHVVTPSIKQLHERVAKYLKEQRITFDDIQEFATPRRMALLIHGLSDKQPDIDESVKGPAKKIAQDADGNWTKAAIGFTRGQGASVEDIEFKEVKGVEYVFVEKHIAGKTVAEVLQGLPAVITSMTFPTLMKWGYNNLQFIRPIRWLVSLLNDEVVPFNILDVEAGRETQGHRFLGHPVEIAKADDYEETLNNDFVIADQTKRKNLIKDQITKIINENNWQVDWDEDLLEEVNNLVEWPTAFAGSFDEKYLALPDPVLITSMKDNQRFFCVRDGDGNLLSHFISVRNGNTDYLDNVIKGNERVLVPRLEDAQFFYQEDQKLTIDEYVERLKKVSFHDKISSMYDKMQRVAVIANVLGKQLNLSDEELADLDRAAHIYKFDLTTQMVGEFAELQGIMGEIYAKLFGEKDDVATAIREHYMPISAEGELPQTKIGAVLAIADKLDSIMSFFAVDMIPSGSNDPYALRRQAFGIVRIIADRGWHLPLLSIQSEIAPAFENAEINVSFDLNKNSDEVRSFFLDRIKQLFHGQKVRHDIIDAATDTRQNDIANILEAIQTIDDHKDDDNFKEDIEALTRVLRIAKKDKRPVSELVVDPNLFENPSEAKMHTAVSELIKENQQTVSENFAALRTLTPIISEYFDENMIMDKNEDIRNNRLAQLSILAHQASLIGNLDNLIVK
- the dnaG gene encoding DNA primase, with product MAKIPRNVIDEIRNSVDIGDVIGRYVQLHQAGKNLIGLCPFHDEKTPSFSVNEEKQFFYCFGCHRSGNVFQFLMELKHIDFVDAVKEIANDSNIKIPEQYVSVPAKPSNNENRQLFDLHDKAAKLYHHILVNTPAGQVALNYLKKRGMSEELIEQFGLGYAPDQRILKPFFQQQKVDYQLLRKSGLFSEDQQGELRDRFIERIMYPIKNGQGQVIAFSGRLIDTSKTNLPKYLNSPETPIFNKRRTLFNFDVARKAARKDGRLYLFEGFMDVISAFAAGIENGIASMGTSFTEEQVAIIGRATKQLDICYDGDQPGQNAIDRAISLVNDHRPNQLQVKVVQLPAGIDPDEYVQKYGPQQFNAYLTNKEETTTEFYLRFLRNGKNLDNQNELMQYLNQALKVIAQVQAPLEEDMYLQRLASEFNLDRQTLKTQLDQLRQQLGIHNQPWTKQQPSLVRHQQFQQTSEEEHRKVKLSRTELAEQILLRYMLYDREVWMHVTSDHDFHFAHEKYQTLYLLAASYFSENGSYSTADFLDYLDESSLQGTLGQIENLNVDQEVDMRAIDDCIHMIAEQTPLAAQIADKQAQLKEANSLHNTELATQLTIELVKLLKQQQRLKTEETN
- the rpoD gene encoding RNA polymerase sigma factor RpoD, giving the protein MAKSKKKDIVISNSADFDQQEYDTAVGKLIRNYKKQKQIEYDELTTKIAKPFELNADGIDNLLQNIEDAGISVVDENGDPDPRALKATEKFSQSAMKDTSAPTGVKINDPVRMYLKEIGRVNLLTADEEVQLALRIEKGDEVAKQELAEANLRLVVSIAKRYVGRGMQFLDLIQEGNMGLMKAVEKFDYRRGFKFSTYATWWIRQAITRAIADQARTIRIPVHMVETINKLIRIQRQLLQDLGREPLPEEIGAEMDMPTEKVRNILKIAQEPVSLETPIGEEDDSHLGDFIEDQDATSPADHAAYEMMKKQLENVLDTLTDREENVLRLRFGLDDGRTRTLEEVGKVFGVTRERIRQIEAKALRKLRHPSRSKQLKDFLE
- a CDS encoding aminotransferase class I/II-fold pyridoxal phosphate-dependent enzyme; translated protein: MPELSADLYGTVSHKLDALQPSGIREFNKEVSKIPGIIKLTLGEPDMATPEHVKQAAIRSIEEDDSHYAPQMGKPELLEAISDYIQNTRDVHYDPQTEIIATVGATEALDATLFAILNTGDKVVVPTPIFSLYFPLIEMTGATVVQVDTSADNFVLTPEKLEEVLEEEGKGVKAVILNYPSNPTGREYPQEVLAGLAEVIKKHHLYAIADEIYSELVYGVEHYSIATMIPERTIFISGLSKSHAMTGYRLGYVAAPAKIMTNISKMHAFLVTTVTNNVQVAAAEALTNGLNDPLEFRKIYQHRRDLLVAGLKKLGFEMLTPEGAFYLFAKIPAQFGTDDVAFAKQLAKEAKVGVTPGSAFGKGGDGYVRLSYASSDENLTEAIKRISEFLDHLA
- a CDS encoding ISLre2-like element ISLre2 family transposase, translating into MDILTEIEQNLVKSGSLFEAEQIILKGVLELGQVIMQNFLESLDRSLKSQAPANYQVINKQPRTLNFIFGPVTFQRRYYQAGTKKREFYLDQQLKIKPRRRLSPHYLMMMAKIAQTTTMRNTADILNLVFDSGITADSVMHAVHELGNQVAKQTQAKEHQATPRHMPKNLTIEGDAFMIKGKKEAGQLTLVHHYRVYERVANQIINRHDFLSVGHQGRLEARLSDYLDRHYKLAGQTIFLASDAGPGYEPAKLLSLVPQGAHGEYFLDRYHCLQKIEHTLGRHNELAMRAIKAVRHHDQAELTIILDTYESQNLTEKQADDLMRLRKYLQRNWRYILSPQMRGFKDIHLIGSVESSHRAFTYRMKKQGKSWTKQGAKAMIGLIEARMNGELQASLNTILEQLTVLPRVAQTSLLQEMHIRTGEFLRKAPTKPSIGVVQGIIPINTATSRPIGQLFKALTH